The DNA segment TTCAAGGTGTCTTTTTTGACCTTTGGTATGCTATCCGTACTTTGGGAAAGACAGTCGACCGATAATACCAACATACTCAATGTGGCAATTGTTCTTGATATCATATTCATCGTTTATTTTAAAAATTGAATCCTGAAAGCGTACAATTCCCGTTAAAACACAGCGCAAAAGAATGTATAATCTTAGCCCGTATTTTTGTTTTTATACGAAAGCAGCTACATTTTATACTAAATTGATGCGAGCTGATTTTTGATATAAGAAAAACAGGGTTTGGTATAATTTACCAACCATAGGCAACGATTTGTACTACCTTTGGATTGACAAAAATCAGATGAAAGAAGACCTGGAAATCAAGAATAACAGACTACAGCAGCTGATCGTGGATAAGCCCTGCAGTTTCTTCCGTCATGCGCTCCTCTTGTTCATTACACTTGTGGTCATCTTTTATTCTAACTGGCAGTATGAATATTCAGGGGCTTTAAAATACTACAGACTGTTCTTTGTCTTTACAGTATTGATCACGATGTGCTATATCAACATGTATGTACTCGTTCCGTTGTTCTTCTTCAAAGCAAAGTATATATCCTATTTTGCCTCGCTATCGCTACTGGCAATTTTATGCCTGCGGCTGATGAGATATCTGTTGCATTCCGTGCTCGGTCCCACCAAATTTTTAACACACATCCGTTTTGAAGCAGACAAAGGGATATATGAAGGTTTTATCATTCTGGTTCCCATCATACTAGTGACCACAATGATTAAGTTATTTCAACGCTGGACCAGAGATAATGAACGAATTGGGGAGCTGAAAAACATTGCCCTGAGAATGGAACTTAACGAGTTAAAAAATCAAATCAACCCGCATTTTCTGTTCAACATGTTGAATGGTATAAAGGCATTGGTACGCAGCGATCCTGAAAAGGCGAACCTGATCATTATGAAACTTTCAGAGTTCCTCAGATACCAGATCTACGAGAATAATGAGGCGAAAACACCATTAAAATCGGAAATCACCTTTCTATCCAACTTCCTTAGTCTGGAAATGCTGCGAAGGGATCAATTATCCATCGAAATTAAAACTCCCGAAAAACCAGGGGTATTGAACGGTGTTTATGTTCCCCCTAATTTGTTTACCACTTTTGTAGAAAATGCAGTGAAACATAGCGCTGATATTAGCGACGGAGCATCTTTTATCCACATCAACATCGCGATTTTGGGAAATCAGCTTCATTTCTGTTGTACAAATTCAAAAGACCCGGAATTTATAGCCTCAGATAAAAAAAACAGCGGACTGGGCCTTGCAAACATTAAACGCAGATTAGAACTACTCTATCAGGAAGATCATTCTTTAACGATAGATGCGACTAAGAATCAGTTTACCATCACCTTAATTGTACCTATATGAACGCTATCCTTGTAGATGATGAACCTTTAGCCAGACAGGAAATGCAGGCGCTGATCAAAGAGGTAAGCAATATTGAAATTTTAGGCGCATTTTCTAATGCCCGGGCAGCACTTGATTTTCTAAGCACAAATGAAATAGATCTGATTTTTTTGGACATCGAAATGCCTATGGTCTCCGGAATTGAGTTTGCCAGATTATTACCCACCCCAACGTTGGTCATCTTTACCACCGCATACCCTCAGTATGCTTTGAAGAGCTATGAACTGGATGCCATTGACTACCTCCTTAAACCTGTAGATAAATTCAGGCTGGATAAAGCGATAAAAAAGGCCGAGGCATACAAAAAGCTGCTGCTAAATCATCCCGAACAAAACACCCTTGAAGGAAATACAGCAGATTTTCTTTTGATTAAATCAGAACGGAGATTTCACCG comes from the Pedobacter sp. FW305-3-2-15-E-R2A2 genome and includes:
- a CDS encoding LytTR family DNA-binding domain-containing protein; protein product: MNAILVDDEPLARQEMQALIKEVSNIEILGAFSNARAALDFLSTNEIDLIFLDIEMPMVSGIEFARLLPTPTLVIFTTAYPQYALKSYELDAIDYLLKPVDKFRLDKAIKKAEAYKKLLLNHPEQNTLEGNTADFLLIKSERRFHRIKYKDIRFIEGLKDYVVIHMANQKLITAMNLKTFHQKIPQDLFIRVSKSYIVNKNVIESFDHHNIYLNGNELPLGEFYKKDFFHLFSGGIISVDKDVS
- a CDS encoding histidine kinase; amino-acid sequence: MKEDLEIKNNRLQQLIVDKPCSFFRHALLLFITLVVIFYSNWQYEYSGALKYYRLFFVFTVLITMCYINMYVLVPLFFFKAKYISYFASLSLLAILCLRLMRYLLHSVLGPTKFLTHIRFEADKGIYEGFIILVPIILVTTMIKLFQRWTRDNERIGELKNIALRMELNELKNQINPHFLFNMLNGIKALVRSDPEKANLIIMKLSEFLRYQIYENNEAKTPLKSEITFLSNFLSLEMLRRDQLSIEIKTPEKPGVLNGVYVPPNLFTTFVENAVKHSADISDGASFIHINIAILGNQLHFCCTNSKDPEFIASDKKNSGLGLANIKRRLELLYQEDHSLTIDATKNQFTITLIVPI